Proteins from a single region of Thunnus albacares chromosome 14, fThuAlb1.1, whole genome shotgun sequence:
- the zmiz1a gene encoding zinc finger MIZ domain-containing protein 1a isoform X3, protein MNTLPSMDRHIQQTNDRLQCIKQHLQNPANFHSAATELLDWCGDPRAFQRPFEQSLMGCLTVVSRVAAQQGFDLDLGYRLLAVCAANRDKFTPKSAETSTCRRCQSDSALLSSWCEELGRLLLLRHQKSRQNESQGKVPMQPSMNSMKPGLTHSDGSFPYDSVPWQQNTNQPPGSLSVVTTVWGVTNTSQSQVLGNPMANNNNPMNPGGNPMASGMSASAAGLNSPQFSTQQQQFPTKGGSNQPYMQPGMYGRPGYPGGPGGYSGSYSGGPNPPPGGMGMTSHTRPPGDFAQPAAAAAAAAVAAAAATATATATATVAALQETQNKDMNQYGQMCSSFQMGPTQAYNSQFMNQPGPRGPPGGMNPASMGSAMNNPNMSGPPMGMNQARTPGMGPFGAHGQRMPQQGYPGGPRQGMPMQGMKRPYPGEASYGGQQYGPNSQFPPQQGQYPTSNASRPLPSPNYPGQRMPGQQGQGQYPPGMPMGQYYKQEPFNGQSTNFSSGGYSYSQGNGPPRPGNYPHSPVPGNPTPPMTPGSSIPPYLSPNQDVKPPFPPDMKPNMTALPPPPSNPNEELRLTFPVRDGVVLEPFRLEHNLAVSNHVFHLRPSVHQTLMWRSDLELQFKCYHHEDRQMNTNWPASVQVSVNATPLTIERGDNKTSHKPLHLKHVCQPGRNTIQITVTACCCSHLFVLQLVHRPSVRSVLQGLLKKRLLPAEHCITKIKRNFSSAAASAGNTTLNGEDGVEQTAIKVSLKCPITFRRIQLPARGHDCKHVQCFDLESYLQLNCERGTWRCPVCNKTALLEGLEVDQYMWGILNAIQNSEFEEVTIDPTCSWRPVPIKSELHIKEDPDGPLAKRFKTMSPSQMTMPNVMEMIAQLGPGPVPGPGPGPGPGPSPYPHHPGQHASGNGGDYPGAGNSYHSQGNFDFPHGNPAGGVGGGGGGGPPMNDFIHGPQLSHPPDGPGGLLSQDKPLSHGMNDALLPELANPDELLSYLDPPDLPANSNDDLLSLFENN, encoded by the exons ATGAACACGTTACCATCAATGGACCGGCACATCCAGCAGACCAATGACAGGCTGCAGTGCATCAAACAG CACTTACAGAACCCGGCCAACTTCCACTCAGCAGCTACAGAGCTGCTAGACTGGTGTGGAGATCCCCGGGCCTTCCAGCGACCTTTTGAGCAAAGCCTCATGGGATGTCTGACG GTGGTTAGTCGCGTCGCTGCTCAACAGGGGTTTGACTTGGACCTGGGCTACAGGTTGCTGGCTGTCTGTGCGGCCAACAGGGACAAATTCACTCCCAAATCAGCAG AAACCAGCACCTGCAGGAGATGTCAGAGTGACTCAG CCCTGCTGTCGTCGTGGTGCGAGGAGCTGGGTCGTCTCCTCCTGCTGCGTCACCAGAAGAGCAGGCAGAACGAATCGCAGGGAAAAGTCCCCATGCAGCCCAGCATGAACAGCATGAAGCCCGGCCTCACACACAG TGATGGATCCTTTCCCTATGACTCTGTCCCCTGGCAACAAAACACTAACCAGCCCCCTGGGTCATTGTCTGTGGTTACAACAGTGTGGGGCGTGACTAATACATCGCAGAGTCAG GTGCTGGGTAACCCAATGGCTAACAACAATAACCCCATGAATCCTGGGGGTAACCCTATGGCATCGGGTAtgtctgccagtgcagcaggGCTCAACTCACCCCAGTTCAGTACTCAGCAGCAACAGTTCCCCACAAAAGGAGGCTCCAACCAGCCATACATGCAGCCGGGCATGTACGGCAGACCTGGCTACCCTGGAGGTCCTGGGGGATACAGCGGGAG ttattcTGGAGGCCCAAACCCCCCTCCAGGAGGTATGGGGATGACCTCCCATACCCGTCCTCCTGGTGACTTCGCACAGCCAGCTGCCGCCGCTGCAGCGGCTGCTGTCGCTGCCGCCGCTGCTACAGCAACAGCCACAGCAACAGCCACCGTGGCAGCTCTGCAGGAGACTCAGAATAAAGATATGAACCAGTATGGGCAG ATGTGTTCATCGTTCCAAATGGGCCCCACTCAGGCTTACAATAGCCAGTTCATGAACCAGCCAGGCCCACGAGGCCCCCCCGGAGGCATGAATCCAGCCAGCATGGGATCAGCTATGAACAACCCTAATATGAGCGGGCCTCCCATGGGCATGAACCAGGCTCGAACCCCAGGCATGGGACCTTTTGGCGCCCATGGCCAAAGGATGCCTCAGCAAGGCTATCCCGGAGGACCTCGACAAGGCATGCCCATGCAGGGGATGAAGAGGCCATATCCTGGGGAG GCAAGCTATGGGGGCCAGCAGTACGGGCCTAACAGTCAGTTCCCACCACAGCAGGGGCAATACCCCACATCGAATGCCTCCAGGCCGCTGCCTTCTCCTAACTATCCAGGACAGAGGATGCCAGGGCAGCAGGGCCAAGGACAATACCCACCTGGCATGCCCATGGGCCAGTACTACAAG CAAGAGCCCTTCAACGGTCAGAGCACCAACTTCTCTAGTGGTGGATACTCCTACAGCCAAGGAAATGGG CCCCCCAGGCCCGGTAACTACCCTCACTCTCCGGTCCCTGGAAACCCCACACCCCCTATGACCCCAGGAAGTAGTATTCCACCGTACCTTTCGCCAAACCAGGATGTGAAGCCCCCATTTCCACCCGACATGAAACCAAATATGACAGCACTTCCGCCCCCTCCAT CTAACCCCAATGAGGAGCTGCGGTTGACGTTCCCAGTCAGGGACGGGGTGGTGCTGGAGCCGTTCCGCCTGGAACACAACCTGGCTGTCAGTAACCACGTCTTCCACCTTCGACCGTCCGTCCACCAGACCCTCATGTGGAG GTCAGACCTTGAGCTGCAGTTTAAGTGCTACCACCACGAAGACAGGCAGATGAACACCAACTGGCCCGCGTCCGTCCAGGTCAGCGTCAACGCCACACCCCTCACCATCGAGAGGGGGGACAACAAAACCTCCCACAAACCCTTGCACCTGAAGCACGTCTGCCAACCGGGGAGAAACACCATCCAGATAACGGTCACTGCTTGctgttgt TCCCAcctgtttgtgctgcagctggTCCACAGGCCATCTGTGCGATCCGTCCTCCAGGGGCTCCTAAAGAAGAGACTCCTTCCTGCAGAACACTGCATCACCAAGA TTAAGAGGAACTTCAGCAGCGCAGCAGCCTCGGCAGGCAACACCACTCTTAATGGGGAAGACGGCGTGGAGCAGACAGCCATTAAAGTATCGCTGAAATGTCCCATTACCTTCCGGCGCATCCAGCTACCCGCACGAGGGCATGACTGCAAACATGTCCAG TGCTTTGATCTGGAGTCCTACTTGCAGCTCAACTGTGAGAGGGGGACATGGAGGTGTCCTGTATGCAA taAAACGGCATTATTAGAAGGTCTGGAGGTGGACCAGTACATGTGGGGAATTCTAAACGCCATCCAAAA TTCAGAGTTTGAGGAGGTCACTATAGACCCGACATGTAGCTGGCGACCTGTCCCCATTAAGTCTGAGCTACACATCAAAGAGGACCCTGATGGACCACTTGCCAAGCGCTTTAAGACCATGAGCCCCAGTCAGATGACCATGCCCAATGTGATGGAGATGATTGCCCAGCTAGGGCCCGGCCCTGTTCCAGGACCTGGTCCGGGGCCAGGACCAGGCCCCAGCCCCTACCCCCATCACCCAGGTCAACATGCTAGTGGCAACGGGGGAGATTACCCAGGAGCAG GCAATAGTTACCACAGCCAAGGGAACTTTGACTTCCCTCATGGGAACCCCGCTGGTGGagttggaggaggaggtggaggaggtccCCCCATGAATGACTTCATCCATGGCCCCCAGCTCTCCCACCCCCCAGATGGACCTGGTGGTCTTCTTTCCCAAGACAAGCCCCTCAGTCACGGCATGAATGACGCA